In the genome of Magnolia sinica isolate HGM2019 chromosome 2, MsV1, whole genome shotgun sequence, one region contains:
- the LOC131225666 gene encoding E3 ubiquitin ligase BIG BROTHER-related-like, giving the protein MENAKESNHGNKPNEENPNSESEPKPESIPSSRQPSRAPFTSLSQVDADLALARTLQEQERAYMMLRMNGSDGSGYGSSDSGGYVYEDEAGDDPNDDGNDAGSIDDGEDAFDMHGRAPSEDELGVEIDPSAFDSDEHMRGPFRMQRNEKFFA; this is encoded by the exons ATGGAGAACGCCAAAGAATCTAACCATGGCAACAAACCCAACGAAGAAAACCCTAACTCCGAGTCCGAACCGAAACCCGAATCCATCCCCTCATCTCGACAGCCTTCCCGTGCGCCCTTCACCAGCCTCAGCCAAGTTGATGCCGATCTGGCCCTCGCCCGTACACTTCAAGAACAG GAAAGGGCGTATATGATGCTTAGAATGAATGGCAGTGATGGAAGCGGTTATGGAAGTTCTGATAGTGGTGGTTATGTTTATGAAGATGAAGCTGGTGATGATCCGAATGATGATGGGAATGATGCTGGGAGCATTGATGATGGTGAAGATGCATTCGATATGCATGGACGGGCCCCGAGTGAGGATGAATTGGGTGTGGAGATCGACCCATCAGCGTTTGATAGTGATGAGCATATGCGAGGGCCCTTCAGGATGCAGAGGAACGAGAAGTTTTTTGCTTGA